In the genome of Labilithrix sp., the window CGTGCGGACTGGAGCCAGGCCGCGAGGTCGACACCCTTCGGGATCGTGGTGTTGACGTACACGGTGGCGGTGCCACTGGCGCCTACGTCGGTGAAGCTCGCGACCGTGGGCCACGGAGCCGGCCCGCTATGGAGCCAGCCGTGGTGCCAGTGCGACGCGAACACCTTTCCGCCGTGATCGACGTAGTCCTGCATGTCATCGGCATAGCCGGGGTACCGATGGCCGCTCTGGTCACCTTGTCCCGTGCAGGTCAGGATGACGCCGTCGTAGCCAGCCATGATCGCGGGGTTGGAGACCGTCGTGCTGCTGTTGCCGTAGAGGGTGGTCTCGTTGGCGAAGTTGCGCGTCGCGTCGTTGTTCGCGGTTCCGGTCACGTTGACGAAGCCATTTCGGAATCGGGACGTGCCGCCGTTCGCGCCGGCGAAGAGATGGATGCGGCCCGCCCCCGAGCTGAGCGTGAACTGGGTGTCGGAGATGCCGAGACGGCGGAGGAGGCACTGCATCGCGTCGGCGCCGCCGGTCGTGACCGCGAGCCTCGGGATGTTGTTGGACGGAACCCACGGGGCGCTGCCCGACTGCGTCGAGTTGAAGCTGGCTTGCGCCAGGCTGAGCGTGAGGTCGCCGCAGCGGTTCGGCGTTACGGTCTGGACCTTACGCCAGCGGCCCTTCTGGATGACGATGGTGATCGGCTGAGCAACGCCTGCGCCGTTCGTCGGGACGGGGACGTTGTTGAGGACGAAGTTGCCGGTCGTGCTCGTGTTCGTACGAATGAACGGATTGCCCGACGGGGGAGCGCACGTGTCGCACGAGCTGGTGCCGACGGGCACCGCAGCGAGTGTCCCGTTCGGGACGTAGACGAGCGCGTCGTGGATGGGGAGCGTCTGGTTCGGAGCGAACACACGGCCGAGGATGCGCGTCGTGTTCGGCGTGTTCGGGCCGCTGCAGTTCGTCGGTTGCGTACCGCAGTAGGTGCCGGTGCAGGGGATGCCGCCGCCGCACACGTTCGCGGTGCCGCCGCCGCCGCAGCTATCGCCGATGCGTCCGTCGTACGGGCAGGTGCCGCTGCCGACACCGCACTGGTGGCTGCCGCCGCAGCCGTCCGGAACGAAGCCGCACGTCTTGCCCGTGCATGCCGCTGCCTGAGTCAGCGGCGTGCACTGCGGCGTGCCGCACTTGCTGGGGGTGATCGCGCCGCAGCTCTCGCCCGCACCGCAGCCGAAGGTCGGCGCGGTGCCGCACGTGTACGTGCCGCCGCAGCCGTTCGCGAACACACCGCAGTCGCGGTTGCCCGCCGTGGTGACGCACGAGGACGCAGTGCGAGGAACGCACGGGCCGCCGCCGGGGCCGCCGTCGGCCGTCGGCACGCCGCCGCCGCAGACGTTCGGGACGCCGCCGCCGCCGCAGATCGCATCTCCGTCGCAGGCCGTGGCCGCGTCGTTCGGGTTGCAGTTGTACGTGCCGCCGCAACCGTCGCTGACCGGGCCGCAGTTCTTGTTCAAGCAGGCCTGCGCGCGCGACTGGCGCGTGCACGCCGGCGTCCCGCAGATGTTCGGCGTACCGCCGCCGCCGCAGATGTTGCCGTCGACGCAGCGCGAGAGACCGCAGTCGAAGACGCCGCCGCAGCCGTCCGCCACCTGTCCGCACTCGAGCGGGCCGCACGTCGACTTCGGGGTGCAGGCGTTGCCCGCATCATCGGTGAGGACGCCGCCGCCGCACTCGTTCGGGACGCCGCCGCCGCCGCAGACCTGCGGTGCGGTGCAGCTCCCGCAAGGTCCGATCACGCCACCGCAACCGTCCGGTTGCATACCGCAGGCGGTCGGCGGGTAGAACGCGCACGTCCGCGGGGTGCACTCGCCGCCACCCGGCGGTCCGCAGCGGCTCGGACCGCGGCCGCCGCAGAAGTGCGTCGGATCGGCGCACGTGCTCGGGAACGAAACGACGCCGCCGCAGCCGTCCGACTGATCGCCGCACCACGGATACCGCGCGTCGTCGAGGGGGAAGTCCGCCGCCGTCTTCCGAATGCACGTGCCGCCGTCGGGGCTCGTCGCGGTGATCGTCACGCACTGCGAGGGACGACCGGGGCCACCACACTGCTCGTCGGGCCCGCAGCCACCGCAGTTGAGCAGACCACCGCAACCATCGCCCGCCTGACCGCACGTGATGTTCTGGTCGGCGCACGACTGTGGCGTGCACGTGTTCGGGATGTTCACGATCGCGACGCACTTCGACGGCAGACCGTCGGCGCCGCAGCGCTTCGTCGGATCGTCGGAGCAGCCACCTTGCGCCGTCGTCTTGTTGCAGTCGATCTGACGCCCGCATCCGTCGCCGGCGAGACCGCACTCGAGGCCCTGCGCTTCACACGTGAGCGGCACGCACGACGGATCGACGTTGCCCGAGCTCGTCGTTGTTCCGCCATCGCCGCTGCTGGTTGTGCTGCTGCCGATACCGCCGCTGGCGATGCCGTTGCTGCCGCCGCTGGTACCATCCGAGGAGGTCCCGCCGCCGTCGCCGTCGGGGAAAGAAGAGCCGCTCTCCGAGCCGCATGCTGCGACGACAGCTACGACCGTGAGCGAGACAGCGAGCGCTCGTGCAATACGTGAAGAGAGCTGACTCATGCTCTCAGGGGAGCCGTGCGACGAGGCGAAGTCAACATTGCCGCTGCAGTCCGGGAATATTTTTTCGTGAGTGCTGGAGCGCACTTACGCGCCGTCGTCGGTCTGTATCGTGATAAGGTCGACAGCCGCGCATGTCTCCGCCGACTGCCTCGTCGCCGCCTCCGCGCGCGCCGGGCCTAGAAAATAAGCGTTTTCTCATTGTAACGGGGAAAGGGGGGGTCGGTAAGACGACGGTGTGCGCAGCGGAGGCGCTCGCGCTCGCAGCGAAGGGCAAACGGGTCCTCGTCTGCATGTGCAACGCGAAGGAACGGCTCTCGACGATGCTCGGATCCGAGCTCATCGGCTCGGACGTGGTGCCCGCAGCACAAAACGTCTGGGCTGTCAATATGGATCCGACGAAGGCGCTCGAGGAGTACGGCGCGATGATGTTGAAATCGCGTGCGCTCTACAAGCTTCTCTTCGACAACAAGTACGTTCGCACGTTTTTCAGGGCCGTTCCGGGGATGCAGGAGTGGACCATGCTCGGCAAGGCGTGGTGGCACACGACCGAGGTGCGTGAGGACGGGTCGCCTCGCTTCGACGTCGTGATCCTCGATGCGCCGGCGACGGGACACGGCCTCGACATGCTGCGCGTGCCGAAGGTGATCCTCGACGTCGTGCCGCCGGGGCTCCTTCGTCGCGACGCGGAGCGCGCGTGGCAGCTCTTTCAAGACCCCGCGAACTGCGCGGTCGTCCTCGTGACGTTGCCCGAAGAGATGCCGACGACGGAGACGATCGAGCTCGCGCGCGCGCTCGATCGCGAGCTCAATCTCCCGATCGGAAAGATCGTCGTGAACTGCGTGCTGCCGCCGCTCTTCTCGAAGGAGGAGCGAAGGGCGCTCGAAGCCGCCGACGCGAGCAGCAACGTCGCGATCGCCGCGGGCCGCAGCCGCGCGCTCCGCGAGGCGGTGCAGGCTCAAGCTCTCGCGCGCCTCGCGAAGGAGCTCCCGGTCTCACCGTCGTTCCTCCCGCAGCTCTTCACCGACGCCGCCCAACCCACCGCCATCCGCGACCTCGCCAAGCGCGTGGGCTAGGAGCAATGCCGTTCGTTGCGAGCGATCGGCGCGCGCCAAGCGGAGCACGCCCAAGCTCGTCGAACTGCGCGCCAAGCGATCCATCGGACGGCTAAGAGCTGCGCGGATGAACCGAGCGAGGAGCCGCGGCGCGATCACGCGAGGACTCGGAGAGCGTCTCGGAGCACAGACTCGATCGGCTGCGACCACACCGCGAACGGAAGCGCGGCGAGAGCGCGGTCGACGTCACGCGCGCGAAAGCCCAGCCCGACGAGCGCAGCATGCACGATCTGCCGCGGCGCGCGCGGCTCATCCACCGCGCCGTCTTGCGATCGCGGGTCTCGTACCTGCGCTCCCGCCTGCATCTGCGTCAGCGCTCCCGCCTGCATCTGCGTCAGCGCTCCCGCCTGCGTCTGCGTCTGCGCTTCCGTCTGCGTCTGCGTCTGCTCCTGCGCCGCCTGCTCCGCGGGGCAAGCGGTGATGCTCTGCGCCTGCGATGCGGCGTTCTCCGGCGCGGCGTACCCGCGCTGGTGCGGGTGAATCTTGTCTTCGATGTGCGCGCGGCCGAAGGTCTCTTCCGCCAAGAGGCGATTGTGGAGGCGGCACATGAGGCGCACGTTCTCCGCGTCGCCCCTCCCGCCGAGCGCGCGAGGGCGGCGATGATCGAGCTCGAGCCACTCGTGCGCCGGACACCGTTCGCCGTCGTCGCTCACGTAGGTGCACTGCCCGCCGTCGCGCTCGTGGACCTCGCGCAGCGTCTCACGGGTGACGTCGGCTGGATCGGCCGTGCCCTTGCTCGCGCGTGGACGCGCCACCTTTCCGAGCTTCTGCTTCTCGAGGTCCTCGAGCAGCGCGTCGAGCCCGCGCTCGATCACGACGGCGAGGTCGCCGTTCGGGTTCACGGGCCGCAGGAGGCCGCGGGCGCGTTCGAGCTTCGCGTGCTGCTCTGCGCTCACCGTGAGCATCACCTTGAACCGCGCCGGCGACAGCGGCGTGAGCTGCGCGCCGATCGGTGTCGATGGGCTCGAGCACGCGACGTTCGGAGCGCGCGTCGCGTCGCTCGCGCTCTGGAGCGACGTCTGCGCGGGGACCAGCGCGATGGAGTCCGGGACGTCGGGCTTCGGGGCCAGCGTCGCGATCAGGTGGTCGATCTGCGCGCGGGTCTTGCCGCTCGCGAAGGCGATGAGCTCGTCGACGTTCTGCGCGGTGAAGCATCCGCGGAGCTGATGCACGTTCGAGAGGTGCATGCGTCCTTCGGCGATCGCGTCGAGGAGCTGCGGGAACCTCCGCCCGAGCCGCGCGACGACGATGCGACGGCAAGCTTGATCGTCGCTCAGCCCGAGCTTCCGGATGCAGAAGTCGTGCAAGGAAGAGCACGCCATCCGCAAGTCGAGCCGGCGCTCCTCGACCTCGGCGAGGTACGCGAGCATCCGCGCGACGCACCGCCGCTCGTCGCCAAGGACGTTCTGCAGGAGGGAGAGGAGCTCTTCATCCGAGACGTTCGTCGTTCGCATGACGTGGTGTAGCACGCGGTTTTTCGGCCTCGTCAGCGCCTCACCAGCGAGCGATCGCGGAGCAAGCCACGATCGAAGTCGTCCGCGCGCCGTGAGCCTCATCACGCGCGCCCAGCACGCGGCGATCGACGAGAACGAGGGTGGATCGCTCGATCGACATCGCGTCCATCCGAAAACCGTCCAGGAGAATCCGCACGGCCTCCGCTCTTTTCTCCCACACCACACGTTGCTCAACGGTTCTGCACATCGCCTCGCCGTCGCCATCCCAACCCACCTCCTCGCCAAGGGTTCGCCTCGACCGAGCGAAGCCGACACTCAACCGCGGAATACGAGACAACGGCAGATTGACCGAATGGCCCCGGAGCGTCCCCACTGCCCGAGCATCGCGGGAGTCGCCAGCACGAGGAGGAGCGGGACCACCTCGATCGTCTCGCTCCGCTCGTGATCGCACGTGTTCGAGACGACGAGCCAGTGGTCATACTCGTCCTCGTACGCGACGGCTTCGCCGTGCTCGTCGAGCATCGGCAGCGGAGCGTGATGACATCACCTTGGCAGACGAGAGGATCCTCGTGCTTGCCGTGGAGGTAGGTTCCAAGCCACGGTGCCAGCACGGACCGCGCGCCGCCCACCAGCTCGATTCTGCGCACGAGCCGCCCCCTCATCCGTTGATGCATCGGTCGTGAGGATGCCTCCTCGATAGCTCGTCAGGACTTCATGCTGCGTCGGCCTGGAGCTGCTTGCGGTTCTTGATCAGGCGCAGTAGCTCGCGCACGTCGCTGGGGCGGACCACGCGGGTGGCGAGCGCGAGGGTGGCGTAGAGGACGGCGTCGATCGCGAGGCGGGCGGGGCCGAGGGGCGCGAGCGCGACGTGGGCGGCGACGACCGCGCAGCAGATGCCCAGGGACTTCGCGATCGCCGCGAGCGCGCGGCCGTCGACGGCGCGCTTGCCCATGATGGCCAGGAAGACCACCGCGTTCACGAGCTCGCGCGCCGAGAGCGCCATCGCGACGCCCATGCCTGTCTTGCCGTCGCCGAGGTCTCGGGTCAGCGGCACCGCGACGAGGATGAAGATCGGGAGGAGCGCGGTGCCGACGATCGAGACGATCGTGATCGTCCAGGAGCGCTTCATGATCATGAGCGCGAGCCAGAGCAAGCTGTTCACGTACGAGAGGACGAAGGTCGGCGCGAGCCACTCGAGGCTGTCGCTCGCGGGCAGGAAGCGCTCGCGGAGCACGAGGCCGATCGCGAAGCGCGCGCCGAGCGCGAGCAGCAGCGTGAACGGGATCGACACGACGCAGACGCCCTCCATCCCGCGCCGCACGAGGTCGTAGAAGCGTCGCTCGTCGTGGTGCATCGCGCGGCTCATCATCGGGACGAGCACGCCGGTGAGCACCGGCATCATCAGCGCCGAGAGCCGCGCGATCTCGCGCGCGGCGCTGTACCAGCCGACCTCCTCCGACGTGTCCGGGACCAGCTCGCGCAGCAGCACCACGTCGAAGCTCGCCCCGATGTACACCGCCGCGATCGCGAGGAAGAACGGGAGCGAGGCGCGCAGCACCTTCTTCGTCTCCCCGAGATCGACGCGGAGCTCGAGGCCGATCGCCGCGCGCGTCGCGGCGTAGAGGAAGGCCGCCTTCAGCGCCTCCGCGAGGAGCATCGGCACCGGCAGCACCCAGAACGGCGCGCCGAGGAGCACCGCGCCGAGGATGCCGCCGCCCCAGACGAGCTTCGCGACGACGTTCGCGACCGCGAGGCGGCCCACCGTCGAGGCCGCCTGCAGCATCTGCTGGAACGTCAGGTTCATCACGATGAAGACCTGCGTGAAGCCGAACAGGACCGCCGCCACCTTCTCCTCGTGGAGGCGGTGCCCGAGGTGCCACCAGCCGAACGCGAAGAGCGGCACCATCAGGAGCACGCGCGCGAGGGCGACGCCGCCGAAGAAGTCGCTCGCGTGCTTCGGCCGCACCGGGATCTCGCGCGAGATGTAGGTGTCGACGCCGAAATGCAGGAACACCGCGAGCGTCGCGGCGTATTCGAAGCCGTAGCGGTACCAGCCGAGCGCGAGCGGGCCGAGGTAGCGGGGCAGCTTGAACGTGATGACCAGCGCGATGCCCCACGTCAGCGCGAGCGAAGTCGCGAGCTTCAGCGCGTTCCGGAAGGCCGTCGCGCCTTCCTTGCGGAGAGAGAATCCCGCCGGCGCCGAATCAGCCATGGCCGATCCTAACCCGAGTCGCGTACCATTCCGTCGCGCGAGAGCTCGCGCGAGAGCACGCGAGAGCGCGGGAGATGGAAATGAAGGAGAAGATTCGCGAGATCCTCCGCCAGCACGGCAAGCTGAGCGCCGACGTCGCGTCGCTGCCGGACACGGGCGATCTCTACGAAGCGGGCATGACCTCGCACGCGAGCGTCAACGTGATGCTCGCCCTCGAAGGCGAGTTCGACATCGAGTTCCCGGACCGCATGCTCAAGCGCTCCGTCTTCCAGAGCATCGCGAACATCAGCGCCGCGCTCGAGGAGCTCACGGCGGGCTGACTCACGTGGGGAGGGCAGCGCTCGAGGAGTGGGCCCTGGCGTCGGGGGAGACGCCGGGCGCTTATCAGCCGATCCCTGGTCCGATGACCGTCGCCGCCGCGCTCCGCGCGAGCGGCGAGTGGACCCTCGAGCACCGGCGCTCGTTCGACGACGAGACCTGGTGGTACCGCGCCCGGCTGCCCGACGTCGCGGAGGGCGATCGCCTCCACCTCGAGGGCCTCGCCACCCTCGCCGAGGTCTTCGTCGACGGGCGGTCGGTGCTGCTCTCCGACAACATGTATCATGCACACGTCGTCGATCTCCCCGCCGGCGCGCGCGTCCTCACGATCCGGTTCGCCCCGCTCGCGGCCGCGCTCGCGCAGAAGCGCCCGCGCCCGCGCTGGAAGACGCGGCTCACGTCGCACCAGCAGCTCCGCTGGATCCGCACGTCGCTCGTCGGTCGCATGCCGGGGTGGTCGCCGCCGGTGGCGCCGGTCGGCCCGTGGCGCGACGTCTGGGTCGAGCGCCGCTCGCGCCGCGCCCCCGAGCCGCTCCGGCTCGATCGCGACACCGAGCACGACTTCGCGGAGGCGTCCCTCACCGAGCCGGACCTCTCCTCGGGGAGCATCTCGCTCACCACCGGCGAGCTCCCCGCCGTGCGCGAGGCCGCGAGCGACGCGCTCACGCGGCGCCTCGCGCCCGGCGAGCTCACGAGCGCGCTCGCGCAGCCGGCGAGCCCGCACCGCGTCCAGCTCCGCGTGCGCCTCGCGAGCACCTCGGAGCTCGAGCTCGCGAACGCGGCGGTGCAGACCGGCTTCGTCGACGTCGACGCCGACCTCTCCGCGCGCTTGCCCTTCGAGCGCGCGACGCTCGTCGTCGGCGACGTGCGCGCGCGGCTCCAGGTGGAAGACGGGCACGTGCGCGGCCGCGTCGAGCTGCCCGACGTCGACTGCTGGTGGCCCCACACCCACGGCCGCCCCGCGCGCTACGCGGCGCGCCTCGAGATCGACGACGAGGTCATCGACCTCGGCAAGGTCGCGTTCCGCACCGTCGCGCTCGACGTCGCCGACAAGCGCTTCACGCTCTCCGTGAACGGCGTCCCCGTCTTCTGCCGCGGCGCGTGCTGGACCACGCTCGACGTCGCGACGCTCCGGAGCGCGCCGGAGGAGTACCGCCGCGTCCTCGCCACCGTGCGCGACGCGGGGATGAACATGCTCCGCGTCTGTGGCCCGCTCTTCTACGAAGACGACGCGTTCTACGAGACCTGCGACGAGCTCGGCATCCTCGTGTGGCAGGACTTCATGTTCGCGAACATGGACTACCCCGACGACGAGGCGTTTCGCGCGAGCGTGGAGCGGGAGGCGCGGCAGCTCGTGCAGCGCCTCCGCGCGCGGGCGTGCGTCGCGCTCTTCTGCGGCGGGAGCGAGGTCGAGCAGCAGGCGGCGATGTTCGGCGCGCCGCGCGAGATCTGGCGGAGCACGCTGTTCTCCGAGCTCCTCCCGCGCGTCGTGAGCGAGGAGCGCCCCGACGTCCCGTACTGGCCGTCGTCGCCCGCCGGCGGCGCGCTCCCGTTCCACGTCGACGAAGGCGCGGCGCACTACTACGGCGTCGGCGCGTACCTCCGTCCCTTCGACGACGCGCGGCGCTCCGGCGTGAAGTTCGCGTCGGAGTGCCTCGCGTTCGCGAACGTCCCCGAGGACGACCTCCTCGCGTCGCTCCTGCGCGACGGCGAGGCGCCGATCGTGAGCCAGCGCTGGCGCGAGCGCACGTGCAAGGACAACGGCGCGGGCTGGGACTTCGACGACGTCCGCGATCACTACGTCGCGCGGCTCTTCGGCGTCGACCCCGCGCGCGTCCGCTACGAGGACATGGAGCGCTACCTCGCCCTCTCGCGCGTCGCGAGCGGCGAGTCGATGGCGCGCGCGCTCGCCGAGTGGCGCCGCCCGGGATCGACGTGCATGGGCGCGCTCGTCTGGTTCCTCCAGGACCTCTGGCCCGGCGCGGGGTGGGGCGTGCTCGACGCGCGCGGCGAGCCGAAGTCGGTCTACTGGTACCTGAAGCGCGCCTTCGCTCCGCGCGCGCTGTTCGTCACCGACGAAGGGCTGAACGGGCTCCACCTCCACGTCGTCAACGACGGAGAGGCGGAGCTCCGCGCGCGCCTCTCCCTCGCGCTCTACCGCGACGGCGAGACGCGCACCGCCGACGGCGCGCAGGAGATCGTCGTCGCGCCGCGATCGAGCGTCACCGTCCTCGGCGACGCGCTCCTCCCGACCTTCCACGACACGACCCATGCATACCGCTTCGGTCCGCCGGGGCACGACGTCGCGATCGCGACGCTCGCGGACGACACGGCCGTGCTCGCGGAGGTCGCCTCGCTCGTCGACTTCGCAAAGCCTCCGCCGTGCGCCGGCCTCGAAGGTACGCTGAGCGAGACGCACGTGACGGTGACGACCCGCCGCTTCGCCCAGGCCGTGAAGATCGCCGTGCCCGGGCACGTCGCGGAGGACAGCTACTTCGATCTCGCGCCCGGCCGCACGCGCACGATCGCGCTCCGTCCGATCCCCGGCGCGAAGAAGCGCGCTACCCTCACCGGCGAGCTCTCCGCCCTGAACCTGCGCGGGACCGTCAGCCTCAAATGAGCCGGTTCGAGAAGCGCACGAGCGGGCCGATCATCTTCGGGGACCCGGACGCGCAGCTCTTCGGCTGGTACCACGCCCCCGCGAAGCCGGCGAAGGTCGCGGGCGTCGTCCTCTGCAACCCGTTCGGCTACGAGGCGATGTGCCTCCACCGCGTGTACCGCACGCTCGCGGAGCGCCTCGCCGCGTCGGGCATCGCCGCGCTCCGCTTCGACTACCACGGCACCGGCGACTCGGCGGGGAGCGATCACGATCCCGATCGCGTCGCCTCGTGGCGTCGCAGCGCGGGCGCCGCGATCGACGAGCTCCGCCGCCGCGCGGGCGTCCGCGACGTCAGTCTCTTCGGCATCCGCTGGGGCGCGACGATGGCGTACCTCACCGCGCTCGATCGCGGCGACGTCGCGAGCCTCGTCTTGTGGAGCCCGTACCTCACCGGGCGCGCCTTCTTGCGCGAGATGCGGATGATGCAGACGGCGGGCGCGGAGCAAGCGTTCGCGTCGGGCGAGGACCGCGGGGTGTCGCCGCTCGTGAAGGAGTCGCCGCGGAACCTGCGCGCGCTGCCCGACGAGCCGCCGGACGAAGAGGCGGTCGGTTACCTCCTCTCGACCGGCACGGTGACCGAGCTCGGCAAAATAGACCTCCGCGCGAAGAAGGAGTCGCCCGCGGCGCGCGTGCTCCTCCTCGGCCGCGACGACTTCCCCGACGACGGGCGTCTCACGAAGCACCTCCACGCGATGGGCAGCGACGTGACCGATCTCACCTCCGTCCCCGGCTACGCCGCGATGATGCAGGACGCCTACCTCTCGAAGGTGCCGCGCGAGGCCTTCGATCAGGTCGTCGCGTGGCTCGGCCGCGTCGTCCACACCGAATACGAGGAAGAAGAAGAGGAGGAGCGCGCGACGCTCCTCGACCTCACGCGCGAAGGCCCGCACCTCGTCGCCGACAGCGTCGCGCGCGAGGAGGCGATCATGTTCGGCCCGACCGGCAAGCTGATCGGCGTCCTCTGCGAGCCCGCCGCGCGCGGGCCGGCGCGCACGCGCGACGCGGTGCTCTTCCTCAACGTCGGGTCGAACCACCGCGTCGGCTCGAACCGGATGTACGTGAAGATGGCGCGCACCTTCGCCGCGCGCGGCGTGACGACGTTCCGCTTCGACGTCTCCGGCATCGGCGACAGCGCCGCGAGCGCCGACTTCGAGAACCGCCTCTACGCGCCGGAGGCGGTCGCCGACACGCAGGAGGCGATGACGAAGCTCACCTCCCTCCGCGAGGTCGAGCGCTTCTACCTCGTCGGCCTCTGCTCCGGCTCGTACCTCGCGTACAAGACCGCGGTCGTCGATCCGCGCGTCGCGGGGCAGATCCTCGTCAACACGCAGACCTTCGACTGGAAGCCGGGCGACACGCTCGAGGTCTCGATCCGCAAGAACTACCGCTCGACGCGCTTCTACACGCAGGAGATGTGGAACCCCCAGACGTGGAAGCGCGTCATCCGCGGCGAGGTCAACGCGCGCGGCATCGCGAGCACGCTCGCGGAGCGCGCGGTCGCGCGGGCGGTGAAGGGCGCGAAGGGGACGATCGCGCGCGTGCGGACCGGGCGGCTCGAGGTCGACGACGTCGTCGCCGACTTCAAGACGATCCTGAAGCGCGGGACCGAGACGTTGATGATCTTCGGCGCGAACGACGGCGGGCTCGATCTCATGGAGTCCCACTTCGGATCGGGCGCGAAGAAGCTCGCGAGCTACCGCGGCTTCCACCTCGAGATCATCGAGGGCTCCGATCACACCTTCACGCCGCTCTGGTCGCAGACGTGGCTCGAGAAGCTCGTCGTCTCGTCGATCGAGCGCTGGCGCGGACAGCCGTCGTGAAGCGTCGCGCCGTCGTCGTCGCCGCCGCGCTCCTCGGCGCGTGCTCCGTGCTCACGGACCTCGACGGCTTCACCGGCGGCGGGAGCGCGTCGCCGGACGGCGCACCTCCTTCGACCGACGTCGACGCCGGCGCGCCGGTCGGCGACGCGGGCGCGCCGCTCGAGGCGAGCGTGATCCCGGGCGTCGACGCCGGCTTCGACGCGGCGACGTTCACGTGCCCCACCGCCGCGATCGCGATCTGCGAGACGTTCGATCGCGACGCGGAGGAAGGCGGCTGGTCCGTCACCGCGCAAGGCGGCGCGGCGATCGGGCGCAAGGACTTCCTCGGTCAACCCGCGCTCGTCACGAGCGTCCCCGCCAAGGAGTCAGGCAACCCACCGGTTGCCTTTTGGCACCGGAGCTTCGAGCGCACCGTCTCCAAGCTCTCGTTCGACGCCGACATGGCCTACGACAACCGAACGGCGGCCTCGCCCGAGTACC includes:
- a CDS encoding ArsA family ATPase, which encodes MSPPTASSPPPRAPGLENKRFLIVTGKGGVGKTTVCAAEALALAAKGKRVLVCMCNAKERLSTMLGSELIGSDVVPAAQNVWAVNMDPTKALEEYGAMMLKSRALYKLLFDNKYVRTFFRAVPGMQEWTMLGKAWWHTTEVREDGSPRFDVVILDAPATGHGLDMLRVPKVILDVVPPGLLRRDAERAWQLFQDPANCAVVLVTLPEEMPTTETIELARALDRELNLPIGKIVVNCVLPPLFSKEERRALEAADASSNVAIAAGRSRALREAVQAQALARLAKELPVSPSFLPQLFTDAAQPTAIRDLAKRVG
- a CDS encoding oligosaccharide flippase family protein yields the protein MADSAPAGFSLRKEGATAFRNALKLATSLALTWGIALVITFKLPRYLGPLALGWYRYGFEYAATLAVFLHFGVDTYISREIPVRPKHASDFFGGVALARVLLMVPLFAFGWWHLGHRLHEEKVAAVLFGFTQVFIVMNLTFQQMLQAASTVGRLAVANVVAKLVWGGGILGAVLLGAPFWVLPVPMLLAEALKAAFLYAATRAAIGLELRVDLGETKKVLRASLPFFLAIAAVYIGASFDVVLLRELVPDTSEEVGWYSAAREIARLSALMMPVLTGVLVPMMSRAMHHDERRFYDLVRRGMEGVCVVSIPFTLLLALGARFAIGLVLRERFLPASDSLEWLAPTFVLSYVNSLLWLALMIMKRSWTITIVSIVGTALLPIFILVAVPLTRDLGDGKTGMGVAMALSARELVNAVVFLAIMGKRAVDGRALAAIAKSLGICCAVVAAHVALAPLGPARLAIDAVLYATLALATRVVRPSDVRELLRLIKNRKQLQADAA
- a CDS encoding acyl carrier protein, which encodes MKEKIREILRQHGKLSADVASLPDTGDLYEAGMTSHASVNVMLALEGEFDIEFPDRMLKRSVFQSIANISAALEELTAG
- a CDS encoding glycoside hydrolase family 2 protein translates to MTVAAALRASGEWTLEHRRSFDDETWWYRARLPDVAEGDRLHLEGLATLAEVFVDGRSVLLSDNMYHAHVVDLPAGARVLTIRFAPLAAALAQKRPRPRWKTRLTSHQQLRWIRTSLVGRMPGWSPPVAPVGPWRDVWVERRSRRAPEPLRLDRDTEHDFAEASLTEPDLSSGSISLTTGELPAVREAASDALTRRLAPGELTSALAQPASPHRVQLRVRLASTSELELANAAVQTGFVDVDADLSARLPFERATLVVGDVRARLQVEDGHVRGRVELPDVDCWWPHTHGRPARYAARLEIDDEVIDLGKVAFRTVALDVADKRFTLSVNGVPVFCRGACWTTLDVATLRSAPEEYRRVLATVRDAGMNMLRVCGPLFYEDDAFYETCDELGILVWQDFMFANMDYPDDEAFRASVEREARQLVQRLRARACVALFCGGSEVEQQAAMFGAPREIWRSTLFSELLPRVVSEERPDVPYWPSSPAGGALPFHVDEGAAHYYGVGAYLRPFDDARRSGVKFASECLAFANVPEDDLLASLLRDGEAPIVSQRWRERTCKDNGAGWDFDDVRDHYVARLFGVDPARVRYEDMERYLALSRVASGESMARALAEWRRPGSTCMGALVWFLQDLWPGAGWGVLDARGEPKSVYWYLKRAFAPRALFVTDEGLNGLHLHVVNDGEAELRARLSLALYRDGETRTADGAQEIVVAPRSSVTVLGDALLPTFHDTTHAYRFGPPGHDVAIATLADDTAVLAEVASLVDFAKPPPCAGLEGTLSETHVTVTTRRFAQAVKIAVPGHVAEDSYFDLAPGRTRTIALRPIPGAKKRATLTGELSALNLRGTVSLK
- a CDS encoding alpha/beta hydrolase; translated protein: MSRFEKRTSGPIIFGDPDAQLFGWYHAPAKPAKVAGVVLCNPFGYEAMCLHRVYRTLAERLAASGIAALRFDYHGTGDSAGSDHDPDRVASWRRSAGAAIDELRRRAGVRDVSLFGIRWGATMAYLTALDRGDVASLVLWSPYLTGRAFLREMRMMQTAGAEQAFASGEDRGVSPLVKESPRNLRALPDEPPDEEAVGYLLSTGTVTELGKIDLRAKKESPAARVLLLGRDDFPDDGRLTKHLHAMGSDVTDLTSVPGYAAMMQDAYLSKVPREAFDQVVAWLGRVVHTEYEEEEEEERATLLDLTREGPHLVADSVAREEAIMFGPTGKLIGVLCEPAARGPARTRDAVLFLNVGSNHRVGSNRMYVKMARTFAARGVTTFRFDVSGIGDSAASADFENRLYAPEAVADTQEAMTKLTSLREVERFYLVGLCSGSYLAYKTAVVDPRVAGQILVNTQTFDWKPGDTLEVSIRKNYRSTRFYTQEMWNPQTWKRVIRGEVNARGIASTLAERAVARAVKGAKGTIARVRTGRLEVDDVVADFKTILKRGTETLMIFGANDGGLDLMESHFGSGAKKLASYRGFHLEIIEGSDHTFTPLWSQTWLEKLVVSSIERWRGQPS